In one window of Halomarina pelagica DNA:
- a CDS encoding energy-coupling factor transporter transmembrane component T family protein has translation MKSLFQFSGGDSFLHRLDPRPKFLLVLAVLAYVLLFERPVYMLAAFLIVIGIIWAFGRISPLAYGKLLLLFTPLIAAVALIQGLTQHPPDATTVIGIGPVGLSDVGLLLGASIGMRLATMGLTFMMFSMTTTPKDVGLAIHKIGVPFRYAYLATFGLRFLPMMQEDLQTIQNARAVRGDVDVGSRNPLRRLKSLPMSFFPLAANSLRQSSETAKALELRGYGSSERRTTVFDLSLTGRDYATTGVAVIVIAAVVYARVVLGLGGLG, from the coding sequence ATGAAGTCACTGTTCCAATTTTCGGGCGGCGATTCGTTCCTCCATCGACTCGATCCACGTCCGAAATTCCTCCTGGTGCTCGCGGTGCTAGCGTACGTGCTGTTGTTCGAGCGACCGGTCTATATGCTCGCGGCATTCCTGATCGTCATCGGTATTATCTGGGCGTTCGGCCGTATCTCACCGCTGGCGTACGGGAAGCTATTGCTCCTGTTCACGCCGCTCATCGCGGCCGTCGCGCTGATCCAGGGGCTGACGCAGCACCCGCCAGACGCGACGACCGTGATCGGGATCGGCCCGGTCGGCCTCTCCGACGTCGGACTACTCCTCGGCGCGAGCATCGGCATGCGACTCGCCACGATGGGTCTGACGTTCATGATGTTCTCGATGACGACGACGCCAAAGGACGTCGGCCTCGCGATACACAAGATCGGCGTTCCATTCCGGTACGCATACCTGGCGACGTTCGGTCTGCGGTTCCTCCCGATGATGCAGGAGGACCTCCAGACGATACAGAACGCCCGGGCCGTCAGAGGGGACGTGGACGTGGGATCGCGAAACCCCTTACGGCGGTTGAAGAGCCTCCCGATGTCGTTCTTCCCGCTCGCGGCGAACTCGCTCAGGCAGAGCAGCGAGACGGCGAAGGCCCTCGAACTTCGGGGGTACGGTTCCTCCGAGCGACGAACGACAGTGTTCGACCTCTCGTTGACCGGCCGGGACTACGCGACAACGGGTGTCGCAGTCATCGTCATCGCGGCGGTCGTGTACGCCCGCGTCGTCCTCGGCCTGGGCGGACTCGGGTAA
- a CDS encoding RNA-guided endonuclease InsQ/TnpB family protein: MRRTNTFEVVPQSEEDEELLRRLLDASAALWNEINFERRERYAEPDGDVWDISEYRGRYGGVLGASTVQQIERKNREAWRSFFALQQKGEANGTPGYWGNREDGRELRTYIRNTSYSVEWGTYSRLEILVGQDLKDEYGLDRQERLRLEVRGDPSWNEYDKQGRLELYYDEYSDRFRAFQPVTIGTSRLASPLADETAALDIGANNLVACTTTTGTQLLYEGGDLFERFRKATREISRLQSKLREGRYSSNRIRSLYRRRTRRRDHAQDALARDLVERLHAEGVSTVYVGALTDVLDTHWSVEANAKTHNFWAFRAFVKRLVCTAEEYGISVEARSEAWTSQECPQCGSTERTTRHGDTLTCPCGFEGHADLTASETFLRRHQKSQISDWRTRHCVSRQQQTNVARPMARPVCLKWDDHRWSESPRSCPNEEHTNPQVASVGR, from the coding sequence ATGAGGCGGACAAACACGTTCGAGGTGGTTCCCCAGTCCGAGGAGGACGAGGAGTTGCTTCGCCGCCTGTTGGACGCTTCTGCCGCTCTCTGGAACGAAATCAACTTCGAGCGCCGTGAACGCTACGCCGAGCCAGACGGAGACGTGTGGGACATCAGCGAGTATCGCGGGCGCTACGGTGGTGTTCTCGGCGCGTCGACCGTTCAGCAAATCGAACGCAAGAACCGTGAAGCGTGGCGGTCGTTCTTCGCGCTCCAACAGAAGGGCGAAGCCAACGGCACGCCCGGATACTGGGGCAACCGAGAGGACGGCCGCGAACTCCGCACGTACATCCGCAACACGTCGTACTCCGTCGAGTGGGGCACGTACTCCCGACTCGAGATTCTCGTCGGCCAAGACCTGAAAGACGAGTACGGACTTGACCGACAGGAACGTCTCCGACTCGAAGTCCGGGGCGACCCCAGCTGGAACGAGTACGACAAGCAGGGTCGGTTGGAACTGTACTACGACGAGTATTCGGACCGATTCAGGGCCTTTCAGCCAGTCACAATCGGCACTTCTCGACTGGCATCACCACTGGCCGACGAAACGGCCGCTCTGGATATTGGTGCGAACAATCTCGTCGCCTGTACGACCACGACCGGTACGCAACTCCTGTACGAGGGGGGCGACCTCTTCGAGCGATTCCGCAAGGCGACGCGAGAAATTTCCCGGTTGCAGTCGAAGCTCCGCGAAGGAAGGTACTCTTCGAACCGAATACGCTCGCTGTACCGACGCCGAACGCGCCGACGCGACCACGCCCAAGACGCGCTCGCCCGCGACCTCGTAGAACGGTTGCACGCCGAAGGCGTCTCTACGGTGTACGTCGGGGCGTTAACGGACGTACTCGACACGCATTGGTCGGTGGAGGCGAACGCGAAGACGCACAACTTCTGGGCGTTCCGGGCGTTCGTCAAGCGCCTCGTGTGTACCGCCGAGGAGTACGGTATCAGTGTGGAGGCCCGGTCGGAAGCGTGGACCTCTCAAGAGTGTCCGCAGTGCGGGTCGACCGAGCGGACGACGCGCCACGGCGACACGCTGACGTGTCCGTGCGGCTTCGAGGGGCACGCGGACCTTACAGCGTCCGAGACGTTCCTGAGACGTCATCAGAAATCGCAGATTTCTGATTGGCGAACGAGACACTGCGTGTCTCGTCAACAGCAGACCAACGTAGCACGGCCGATGGCACGGCCTGTATGCCTCAAGTGGGACGACCACCGATGGTCAGAGTCACCACGCTCGTGTCCCAACGAGGAGCATACAAACCCGCAAGTTGCCTCCGTGGGTCGGTAG
- a CDS encoding energy-coupling factor ABC transporter ATP-binding protein → MAAIELNDLSFRYRNQRGEPALRDVSLTVEEGEFLGVVGETGAGKTTLLSAMCGVIPFHTSGDRTGTVRVKGRAVEEYDSLSALSSEISMVLDSPENQLFNLHVFDEVIWGPENMGFDREEIIERGERALRLFGLEGFEDRITYTLSGGEKQKVAIASIYALSPEIILLDEPTSQLDPIGTEMVFEAIDQLIAEGVTIVMAEHKIEELAKYADRIAVLRSGELTHVDETRAFFLDETDHGVAPPQVTELGLELSQNGVDGFRIPLTLDEATVEYAGVLRREATR, encoded by the coding sequence ATGGCGGCTATCGAACTGAACGACCTATCGTTCCGGTACCGGAATCAGCGCGGCGAACCGGCGCTTCGCGACGTCTCGCTCACGGTCGAGGAGGGCGAATTCCTCGGCGTCGTCGGCGAGACCGGGGCCGGAAAGACGACGCTCCTCTCGGCGATGTGCGGGGTCATCCCGTTTCACACGTCGGGCGATCGAACGGGGACGGTGCGGGTGAAGGGCAGGGCAGTCGAGGAGTACGACTCGTTGAGTGCCCTGTCGTCCGAGATCTCCATGGTGCTCGACAGCCCGGAGAACCAGCTGTTCAACCTGCACGTGTTCGACGAGGTGATCTGGGGACCGGAGAACATGGGCTTCGACCGCGAGGAGATCATCGAACGCGGCGAACGCGCCCTTCGGTTGTTCGGCCTGGAAGGGTTCGAAGATCGGATCACCTACACCCTGTCGGGCGGCGAGAAGCAGAAGGTCGCGATCGCCTCCATCTACGCGCTCAGTCCGGAGATCATCCTCCTCGACGAGCCGACCAGCCAACTGGACCCTATCGGCACCGAGATGGTGTTCGAAGCCATCGATCAGTTGATCGCTGAGGGCGTCACCATCGTGATGGCCGAGCATAAGATCGAGGAACTGGCCAAGTACGCCGACCGGATCGCGGTTCTCCGTAGCGGTGAACTGACCCACGTCGACGAGACGCGGGCGTTCTTCCTCGATGAGACGGACCACGGCGTTGCCCCACCGCAGGTCACCGAACTCGGTCTCGAACTGTCCCAGAACGGCGTCGACGGGTTCCGCATCCCGCTTACGCTCGACGAGGCCACCGTCGAATACGCCGGCGTGCTCCGCCGGGAGGCCACGCGATGA
- a CDS encoding energy-coupling factor ABC transporter ATP-binding protein: MIVDGARNRALRFDEVEFSYVPGTRVLHGIDLTVDAGEFVTIIGQNGSGKSTLVKHINGLLTPNAGTVEVTDRDGTTYSTAEHPMNVLARIVGYVFQNPDDQIFHTTVQEEIEYGLKNVGVPKSERVDRVATVLDRVGLPVDGSENPFSFSKGQRQRLAIASVLAMRPQLICVDEPTTGQDRAESVRIMEILRDYNERGHTVVVITHDIALAAAYTDRVIAIKDGRIIADGPPERVFLDAENLEQTNIRPPQITQLGLALADEAPPGVLDEMWLTTGDAFEDITSFLGQSDRGDRSDRTDSADVTDPTVRNGTTATDRQPTERAETRDD, encoded by the coding sequence ATGATAGTGGACGGCGCGCGGAATCGGGCGCTCCGGTTCGACGAGGTCGAGTTCAGTTACGTACCCGGAACGAGAGTTCTACACGGGATCGATCTGACCGTCGACGCGGGCGAGTTCGTGACGATTATCGGCCAGAACGGGTCGGGGAAGTCGACGCTCGTCAAGCACATCAACGGGTTACTGACGCCGAACGCGGGCACCGTGGAGGTGACAGACCGCGACGGGACGACCTACTCGACCGCCGAACACCCGATGAACGTGCTCGCTCGGATCGTCGGCTACGTGTTCCAGAACCCGGACGACCAGATCTTCCACACCACGGTCCAGGAAGAGATCGAATACGGACTCAAGAACGTCGGCGTCCCGAAGTCGGAGCGTGTCGATCGCGTCGCGACGGTGCTCGACCGGGTCGGTCTCCCGGTCGACGGGAGCGAGAACCCCTTCAGCTTCAGCAAGGGTCAGCGCCAGCGGCTCGCGATCGCGTCCGTGCTGGCGATGCGTCCGCAGTTGATCTGCGTCGACGAGCCGACGACGGGCCAGGACCGGGCCGAGAGCGTCCGCATCATGGAAATCCTGCGCGATTACAACGAGCGAGGGCACACCGTCGTCGTCATCACGCACGACATCGCACTCGCGGCGGCTTACACGGATCGTGTGATCGCGATAAAGGACGGTCGCATCATCGCCGACGGACCGCCGGAGCGTGTGTTCCTCGACGCGGAGAACTTGGAGCAGACGAACATCCGTCCCCCCCAGATCACGCAGCTCGGACTCGCGCTCGCCGACGAAGCACCGCCGGGCGTGCTGGACGAGATGTGGCTGACGACCGGCGATGCGTTCGAGGACATCACGTCGTTTCTGGGACAGAGCGACCGGGGTGACCGGAGCGATCGGACCGACTCGGCCGACGTGACCGATCCGACGGTCCGAAACGGAACAACCGCGACTGATCGACAGCCGACCGAGCGCGCGGAGACGCGCGACGACTGA
- a CDS encoding LLM class flavin-dependent oxidoreductase, with product MGVTGPKMLKLAGAIADGVVLNVFVSEGYVKNALDLIDEGAREAGRERPDVGMVPAFSIDADGERAKAAVKPMVAEYVCNLPGLERARRAVGDPFFDRDDVREEVMGPVREATEAEGSASAAEHVPDWVVGELAAAGTADECVARLAEFFDYGLDFVVPSVMGGNVGYGIDAIADGFDLAAD from the coding sequence ATGGGCGTGACCGGTCCGAAGATGCTAAAACTCGCAGGAGCGATAGCTGACGGTGTCGTGCTGAACGTCTTCGTCAGCGAGGGCTACGTGAAGAACGCCCTCGACCTCATCGACGAGGGGGCACGCGAGGCCGGACGTGAGCGCCCCGATGTGGGGATGGTACCCGCGTTCTCCATTGACGCTGACGGCGAGAGGGCTAAGGCGGCGGTGAAACCGATGGTCGCGGAGTACGTCTGCAATCTCCCCGGACTGGAGCGAGCGAGGCGAGCGGTCGGCGACCCGTTCTTCGACCGCGACGACGTCCGGGAGGAGGTCATGGGACCCGTGCGTGAGGCCACCGAGGCCGAGGGGAGCGCGAGTGCCGCCGAGCACGTTCCGGACTGGGTGGTCGGGGAACTCGCCGCCGCCGGCACCGCAGACGAGTGCGTCGCGCGACTCGCCGAGTTCTTCGACTACGGCCTCGACTTCGTCGTCCCGAGCGTCATGGGCGGAAACGTCGGCTACGGTATCGACGCGATCGCCGACGGTTTCGACCTGGCCGCCGACTGA
- a CDS encoding aspartate/glutamate racemase family protein yields MRIKAINPNTTLEMTENIGKVADRYTSDEVEVVAVSPERGPISIESYYDDYLAIPGLLEEIRKDEGDFDAFINACWGDPGIDACREVTEKPVVGIAEGSMYVANMLGARFSVATILPRAKDLIEETVLTTGLASKCASVRCTDLTVVETETARDAAVEALLEASTLAVEEDGAEAICLGCAGMGGLDEELEKALPVPVIDSVGAAAVLAEGLVRLGKSTSKVMTYKPPEPKEIKGYPDVFQFTEHAPSADD; encoded by the coding sequence ATGCGAATAAAGGCCATCAATCCGAACACCACCCTCGAGATGACGGAGAACATCGGGAAGGTGGCGGACAGGTACACGAGCGACGAGGTCGAGGTCGTGGCCGTCTCCCCGGAGCGCGGTCCGATCAGCATCGAGTCCTACTACGACGATTACCTCGCGATCCCCGGGCTGTTGGAGGAGATACGGAAGGACGAGGGGGACTTCGACGCGTTCATCAACGCCTGCTGGGGCGATCCGGGGATCGACGCCTGCCGCGAGGTGACCGAGAAGCCGGTCGTCGGGATCGCCGAGGGGTCGATGTACGTCGCCAACATGCTCGGCGCGAGGTTTTCGGTCGCGACTATCCTCCCGCGGGCGAAGGACCTCATCGAGGAGACGGTCCTGACGACGGGGCTCGCCTCGAAGTGTGCGTCCGTCAGGTGCACGGACCTGACCGTCGTCGAGACGGAGACGGCCCGCGACGCCGCGGTCGAGGCACTCCTCGAGGCGAGCACGCTCGCGGTCGAGGAGGACGGGGCGGAGGCGATCTGCCTCGGCTGCGCGGGCATGGGCGGTCTCGACGAGGAACTCGAGAAGGCGCTCCCGGTGCCGGTCATCGACAGCGTCGGCGCGGCGGCCGTCCTCGCGGAGGGACTGGTCAGGCTCGGCAAGTCGACGAGCAAGGTCATGACGTACAAGCCGCCGGAGCCGAAGGAGATCAAGGGGTACCCCGACGTCTTCCAGTTCACGGAACACGCCCCGTCCGCCGACGACTGA
- a CDS encoding LLM class flavin-dependent oxidoreductase, whose translation MSAKRFGIAFVDQPVEPRQGTYVRLAEDRGFESAWALESRLMRDGVAPLAAWASRTERIRLGTAMVNPYLTQGESPTVHGVHKTQNVLCSMEDASRLPCPQERRSHSWDSP comes from the coding sequence ATGTCTGCCAAGAGATTTGGCATCGCCTTCGTCGATCAGCCGGTGGAACCCCGCCAGGGGACGTACGTGCGCCTCGCGGAAGACCGCGGATTCGAGTCGGCGTGGGCGCTCGAATCCCGGCTCATGCGCGACGGCGTCGCGCCGCTCGCCGCGTGGGCGTCGCGCACCGAACGGATACGGCTCGGCACGGCCATGGTCAACCCCTACCTGACTCAAGGAGAGAGTCCCACCGTTCACGGCGTTCACAAGACGCAAAACGTCTTGTGCAGTATGGAAGACGCGTCACGTCTTCCATGCCCACAAGAACGACGAAGTCATTCTTGGGACAGCCCATAA
- a CDS encoding hydantoinase B/oxoprolinase family protein produces the protein MAEVHETQNPAGTDIRQQTAPRLEVDDPERRVDPITRQVISGSLVNICDEMGHKLTRMSYSSIIRESEDFGCALLDEQGRQLCETDSTPLQMGPIPAYVEGVIEVFDERGDSFRPGDVVLHNDPYYGASHAPDFGIVVPIFHGGELTGFSVTTAHHLDVGADKPGTCIIDTIDAYSESIRLDALKIVDDGVRNEAAWQLIADNIRVPDMVMGDIEAQISAARVGVDRMHELFEEYGHDTVKLAGQAMMNYSEERLRREIERLPDGTYSAEGYIDGFLDSPDPNEKDVFLAVDLEVDGSEIRVDLSRCDDQIDNRPINMPFKGTVIPAVLLVVRSTLLDTEEHELVPQNNGITRPVSVHAPKGTIVNPRFPAPTIARFCPGNRIADLTLKALAEVVPEKTCAGIGNLKVSTFSGVTEDDEYWVYMDISSGSYGGRPAKDGLDAVDTLYANTRNNPIEDIESHYPLRVSRYELREDSEGAGRNRGGIGTIREMEFVTPARVSIEGDGNKYPPWGFDGGRDGTTGQIILDPDTDDEQRLTSKLENQAMDVGQRLRLVGPCGGGWGDPTERDPEKVRADVLDGFVSVERAREAYGVALTDDIEVDEAETRRLRG, from the coding sequence ATGGCAGAAGTACACGAAACACAGAACCCCGCCGGCACCGACATTAGACAGCAGACCGCGCCGCGACTCGAGGTCGACGACCCCGAACGACGGGTCGATCCGATCACCCGGCAGGTCATCTCGGGCAGCCTCGTCAACATCTGCGACGAGATGGGTCACAAGCTGACCCGGATGAGCTACTCGAGCATCATCCGGGAGTCGGAGGACTTCGGCTGCGCGCTCCTCGACGAGCAGGGCCGACAGCTCTGTGAGACCGACAGCACGCCGCTCCAGATGGGTCCCATCCCGGCCTACGTGGAGGGCGTGATCGAGGTCTTCGACGAGCGGGGCGATTCCTTCCGGCCCGGCGACGTCGTCCTGCACAACGATCCCTACTACGGCGCGAGTCACGCCCCGGACTTCGGGATCGTCGTCCCGATCTTCCACGGCGGCGAGCTGACGGGGTTCTCGGTGACGACGGCCCACCATCTCGACGTCGGCGCGGACAAGCCCGGGACGTGCATCATCGACACCATCGACGCCTACAGCGAGTCGATCCGGCTCGACGCCCTGAAGATCGTCGACGACGGGGTGCGCAACGAGGCCGCCTGGCAGCTCATCGCCGACAACATCCGGGTGCCCGACATGGTCATGGGCGACATCGAGGCGCAGATCTCCGCCGCCCGCGTCGGCGTCGACCGGATGCACGAGCTGTTCGAGGAGTACGGCCACGACACGGTCAAGCTCGCGGGCCAGGCGATGATGAACTACTCCGAGGAGCGCCTGCGCCGGGAGATCGAGCGGCTCCCCGACGGCACCTACTCCGCGGAGGGTTACATCGACGGGTTCCTCGACTCGCCGGATCCGAACGAGAAGGACGTGTTCCTCGCGGTCGACCTGGAGGTCGACGGTTCGGAGATCCGCGTCGATCTCTCGCGGTGCGACGACCAGATCGACAATCGACCGATCAACATGCCGTTCAAGGGGACCGTCATCCCGGCGGTGTTGCTCGTCGTCCGGTCGACCCTCCTCGACACCGAGGAGCACGAGCTCGTCCCACAGAACAACGGCATCACCCGGCCCGTCTCCGTCCACGCACCGAAGGGGACCATCGTCAACCCGCGGTTCCCCGCGCCGACGATCGCGCGGTTCTGCCCGGGCAACCGGATCGCGGACCTCACGCTGAAGGCGCTGGCGGAGGTCGTCCCGGAGAAGACCTGCGCGGGCATCGGGAACCTCAAGGTGAGCACGTTCAGCGGCGTCACGGAGGACGACGAGTACTGGGTGTACATGGACATCTCCTCGGGCAGCTACGGCGGCCGACCGGCGAAGGACGGCCTCGACGCGGTCGACACGCTCTACGCCAACACGCGGAACAACCCGATCGAGGACATCGAGAGCCACTACCCGCTCCGGGTGAGCAGGTACGAGCTCCGCGAGGACAGCGAGGGGGCGGGGCGCAACCGCGGCGGCATCGGCACGATCCGCGAGATGGAGTTCGTCACCCCGGCGCGCGTGTCCATCGAGGGCGACGGCAACAAGTACCCGCCGTGGGGCTTCGACGGCGGCCGCGACGGCACGACGGGGCAGATCATCCTCGATCCCGACACCGACGACGAGCAGCGGCTCACCTCGAAGCTGGAGAACCAGGCGATGGACGTCGGCCAGCGGCTCCGCCTGGTGGGCCCCTGCGGCGGCGGGTGGGGCGATCCGACGGAGCGCGACCCGGAGAAGGTTCGCGCCGACGTCCTCGACGGCTTCGTCAGCGTTGAACGCGCACGCGAGGCCTACGGCGTCGCGCTCACCGACGATATCGAGGTCGACGAGGCGGAGACCCGCCGGTTGCGCGGCTGA
- a CDS encoding hydantoinase/oxoprolinase family protein yields MKILGVDIGGTFTDIYLIDNETGEQTIHKVSTTPEDPSEGALTGIREICEMTGTEPVEVDYVLHGTTIATNAVLEHDGVVTGMITTENYRDVVHIGRHQRPQNYSIQQDIPWQKNPLVRRRHRKGVPERVTADGQVALALDEDAVAERAAELREEGVESVAVSFLFSYLNDEHERRTKEIVEEVHPDAYVTTSSEVYPQFREFERFTTTAMNAFIGPKVVEYISRFKRELEAFGVNADLHVMQSNGGIATEDMVKQTAVTLLLSGPAAGILGGKWRGDANPVDDSGTNVITLDMGGTSADIGIVSGGEIVEANVRETQIGGYPVMIPMIDIETIGAGGGSIAYLDEVGAFRVGPKSAGAVPGPVAYKRGGTDPTVTDAHVTLGRIRPEFFLGGEMDLSTDEPREVVRERLAEPLGMDTMEAALGVLQIVNNSMANAIRSKTIQKGRDPKKFALVSFGGAGPMHAADIARELDIPRTLIPASPGVLSAIGLSTTDLQYDQIATEFSMLADLDRETLQTDYDDLVERVRTRLRADGVSDDDIELELTADCRYQGQGYELNVVVGDGERVSPVERVRETFDEIHRSEFGHNFPENPVELVNERVTAYGRLPSSKLVPIPEAEGEVADLALFTEDVYFSVDGEARSFETPFVERATLGAGHEIDGPVIIGEKDSTTIVPPDFSARVLEYGDIELAPRE; encoded by the coding sequence ATGAAAATCCTGGGCGTAGATATCGGCGGGACCTTTACCGATATCTACCTGATAGACAACGAAACGGGTGAACAGACGATACACAAAGTGAGCACGACCCCTGAGGATCCCTCAGAGGGTGCTCTGACTGGGATACGCGAGATCTGCGAGATGACCGGGACGGAGCCAGTCGAGGTCGATTACGTGCTCCACGGCACGACGATCGCGACCAACGCCGTGCTGGAACACGACGGCGTCGTGACGGGGATGATCACGACCGAGAACTACCGCGACGTAGTCCACATCGGACGCCACCAGCGTCCGCAGAACTACTCCATCCAGCAGGACATCCCGTGGCAGAAGAATCCGTTAGTCAGGCGACGGCACCGGAAGGGGGTCCCCGAACGGGTGACCGCCGACGGTCAGGTCGCGCTCGCGCTCGACGAGGACGCGGTCGCCGAGCGCGCGGCCGAGCTACGGGAGGAGGGCGTCGAGTCCGTCGCCGTCTCGTTCCTCTTCTCCTACCTGAACGACGAGCACGAGCGACGAACGAAGGAGATCGTGGAGGAGGTTCACCCGGACGCGTACGTGACGACGTCGAGTGAGGTCTACCCACAGTTCCGCGAGTTCGAGCGGTTCACCACCACCGCGATGAACGCGTTCATCGGCCCCAAGGTGGTCGAATATATCAGTCGCTTCAAGCGCGAACTCGAGGCCTTCGGCGTGAACGCCGACCTTCACGTCATGCAGTCGAACGGCGGCATCGCCACCGAGGACATGGTCAAGCAGACTGCGGTGACGCTCCTACTGTCCGGCCCCGCGGCGGGCATCCTGGGAGGGAAGTGGCGCGGCGACGCCAACCCCGTCGACGACTCCGGGACGAACGTCATCACGCTCGACATGGGCGGGACGAGCGCCGACATCGGCATCGTCTCCGGCGGCGAGATCGTCGAGGCGAACGTCCGCGAGACGCAGATCGGCGGCTACCCCGTGATGATCCCGATGATCGACATCGAGACGATCGGCGCGGGCGGCGGCTCCATCGCCTACCTCGATGAGGTGGGCGCGTTCCGCGTCGGGCCGAAGTCCGCCGGCGCGGTCCCCGGCCCCGTGGCCTACAAGCGCGGCGGGACCGACCCGACGGTCACCGACGCACACGTCACCCTCGGGCGCATCCGCCCGGAGTTCTTCCTCGGCGGCGAGATGGACCTCTCGACCGACGAGCCGCGCGAGGTCGTCCGCGAGCGTCTCGCGGAGCCCCTCGGGATGGATACCATGGAGGCCGCGCTCGGCGTCCTCCAGATCGTCAACAACAGCATGGCGAACGCGATCCGGTCGAAGACGATCCAGAAGGGGCGCGATCCGAAGAAGTTCGCGCTCGTCTCGTTCGGCGGGGCAGGGCCGATGCACGCCGCCGACATCGCGCGCGAACTCGACATCCCACGCACGCTGATCCCGGCTAGCCCCGGCGTGCTGTCGGCGATCGGGCTCTCGACGACCGACCTCCAGTACGACCAGATCGCCACCGAGTTCTCGATGCTGGCCGACCTCGACCGCGAGACGCTCCAGACCGACTACGACGACCTGGTCGAGCGGGTTCGAACCCGCCTCCGCGCCGACGGCGTGAGCGACGACGACATCGAACTCGAACTGACCGCCGACTGCCGCTACCAGGGACAGGGCTACGAGCTGAACGTCGTCGTCGGCGACGGCGAGCGCGTGTCGCCCGTCGAGCGGGTCCGCGAGACGTTCGACGAGATCCACCGGAGCGAGTTCGGCCACAACTTCCCGGAGAACCCGGTCGAGCTGGTCAACGAGCGGGTGACGGCGTACGGTCGTCTCCCCTCCTCGAAGCTCGTCCCGATCCCCGAGGCGGAAGGCGAGGTGGCCGACCTCGCGCTGTTCACGGAGGACGTCTACTTCAGCGTCGACGGCGAGGCGCGTTCGTTCGAGACGCCGTTCGTCGAACGGGCGACGCTCGGTGCGGGCCACGAGATCGACGGCCCCGTCATCATCGGGGAGAAGGACTCGACGACCATCGTCCCGCCGGACTTCTCGGCGCGCGTCCTAGAGTACGGCGACATCGAACTGGCCCCGAGGGAGTGA